A genomic window from Ischnura elegans chromosome 10, ioIscEleg1.1, whole genome shotgun sequence includes:
- the LOC124167181 gene encoding uncharacterized protein LOC124167181 produces MGNCMSTPGKTRTTTKPQPTATLVDYNQSTEPRATTTLRNQWEGRFTAEEQSVMRFAKIQEREERKQEHNLTRLRHNLNHDIESFLLNNILFSVQFFENFHRDKTSFKSQRSREQTRMNADGPGGGLSSTRHNKRASLPDTMQEIVGRWVMLDPPILNSPTFPAKPNAKMARSRSYTSLTNLNEKITTTKELLVPLRIMVVHEDVRIVTREADDNLYRAIKPEFLPKMPGYLKLQCVGNWPEEPRNGLLNEYNSRNKYVHGRAISEEGEYEHTSGYSGSQIARDDESEYSYLERKLYDKTLKEKKYPPEEVSSASSDSSDEMDPKNQFMSPGEKLLAGIKKRGPRSNISERPPMKPPQEIVSNALPQDSNLEPPYSEDLNPPPFTQRGRRDSGTTLTVPAWPYKPPSTMRITAINNKSNETQNATSSKETDNWKLGKSANYGNTPRRLNSPKQSLSTENSDSDYGYATIPTSHTPQPTAKRHGGIPHQCLTNVRYRLVEGEDDEEQDIEAEELARQLEEKGGDTEKLFTTKTFLNPSKFLTAFAEELFWRDFGYSSSTSGSQIGSSALLSPLGEPKYATQRQGRNSKVSVDSGNGDEDDSLQACLGIPTSVPIMTGDASWFSQRDSQGMRFPIEVIPSITIPWPPEVQVLWLHGRNRRNVIINNITGEKLHPWPGKLANEATKAECHVVVPPNLQNKNPKSPKQEVSGPPDLGWKICFCEAERVLEEGLSHAQTRCLLFALLLRRCYLQWERFGLSQNFIRTAFYWKCEQGELNWPEEEMGENLKAVLAEIYRGLKRRKLPDFFIKKKNIADEESQVAMPKAQKVLHSMEEALSIHVARAISGLRFSDSRVPILDFKHFVHILTDEHAWMTLNPELVGTMDGTSEDEEGEIQKSTEYNEPHKDAKTMPTPSAARTQHQNGAQQEPQPGPSRQTFGENETEFIRTGTRYKVNDGSRKEAETSEMPKHKIKVIKGIGTVSAKKPRPQPELGDAFSRVKKTDKDKEWIKEYRKQKYNAEQKKKDKTEEEYEYEDIFAKAEKYNPAEVQSNQAKRRLLLRLFANHFEQLGRRCGRNWGAFKVADSYLRHAQNLATLLQEHEGVITPYDDEDDDGNMGEAKKILERVRKEYEYLTKLRARRQERNNRASDIGRNSARGSTPNLGRPTKSETKLNSTSNLEINKASTSFSSTASVNKEEKMEGNSEEELSSEDEKL; encoded by the exons GGATAAAACTTCATTCAAATCTCAACGTTCACGAGAACAGACACGAATGAATGCTGATGGACCTGGTGGAGGGCTTAGTTCAACAAGGCACAACAAGAGAGCATCTTTACCAGACACCATGCAG GAAATAGTAGGTAGGTGGGTAATGCTGGATCCACCGATTCTGAACAGTCCAACATTTCCTGCAAAGCCTAACGCGAAGATGGCAAGATCAAGATCATATACCAGTCTAACAAATTTGAATGAGAAAATCACAACCACCAAGGAGCTGTTAGTACCACTGAGAATTATGGTGGTTCACGAAGATGTGCGAATTGTTACCAGAGAGGCGGATGACAACTTGTATAGAGCCATCAAACCTGAATTTTTACCAAAGATGCCAG GCTACCTCAAACTTCAGTGTGTTGGAAACTGGCCTGAAGAACCAAGGAATGGACTACTAAATGAATACAATTCACGTAACAAATATGTTCATGGCAGAGCAATTTCAGAGGAGGGTGAATACGAGCATACTTCTGGATACAGTGGATCACAGATTGCAAGAGATGATGAAAGTGAATATTCGTACCTTGAGAGGAAGCTTTATGACAAAAccttaaaggagaaaaaatatcccccagaag AGGTTTCGTCTGCAAGTAGTGACAGCAGTGACGAGATGGATCCCAAAAACCAATTCATGTCGCCAGGAGAAAAACTTCTTGCAGGCATTAAGAAGAGGGGGCCCAGATCCAATATATCAGAGAGACCACCTATGAAGCCACCACA GGAAATTGTCTCAAATGCACTTCCTCAGGACTCAAATTTGGAACCTCCATACTCAGAAGATCTAAACCCACCACCATTCACTCAAAGAGGAAGAAGAGACAGTGGTACTACACTGACTGTGCCAGCCTGGCCTTACAAGCCACCAAGCACTATGAGAATAACAGCCATTAATAATAAGAGCAATGAAACTCAGAATGCTACCTCCTCTAAGGAAACGGACAACTGGAAACTTGGAAAGTCAGCCAACTATGGGAACACACCCAGGCGCCTCAACAGCCCAAAGCAAAGTTTATCCACAGAAAACAGCGATTCTGATTATGGCTACGCTACAATACCTACATCACACACCCCACAGCCTACCGCAAAGAGACATGGAGGAATACCTCATCAATGCCTAACTAAT GTAAGATATCGTCTTGTAGAAGGTGAAGATGATGAAGAGCAAGACATAGAAGCAGAGGAATTAGCTAGGCAATTAGAAGAAAAAGGGGGTGACACAGAAAAACTATTCACTACGAAAACATTCCTTAAtccttcaaaatttttaactGCCTTTGCTGAGGAGTTGTTTTGGAGAGACTTCGGATATTCCTCGAGCACTAGTGGATCTCAGATTGGCAGTTCAGCACTACTGAGCCCTTTGGGAGAGCCAAAATATGCCACTCAAAGGCAAGGAAGAAATTCCAAAGTTAGCGTGGACAGTGGAAATGGTGATGAAGATGATTCCTTGCAAGCGTGTCTAGGTATACCAACCAGTGTCCCAATCATGACTGGTGATGCTAGCTGGTTCTCCCAGAGAGACAGCCAAGGAATGAGATTCCCAATCGAGGTTATCCCATCCATAACTATTCCTTGGCCACCAGAAGTGCAAGTATTATGGCTTCATGGAAGAAATAGAAGAAATGTTATCATCAATAATATAACTGGTGAAAAACTCCATCCATGGCCAGGAAAGCTAGCCAATGAAGCTACTAAAGCTGAATGCCATGTTGTTGTACCTCCTAACCTCCAAAACAAAAACCCTAAATCACCTAAGCAAGAAGTAAGTGGTCCACCAGACTTGGGATGGAAGATCTGCTTTTGTGAAGCTGAACGAGTCCTTGAAGAAGGTCTCTCTCATGCACAAACAAGATGCCTCCTCTTTGCTTTGCTTCTGAGGCGATGCTACCTGCAATGGGAAAGGTTTGGACTGTCGCAAAATTTCATCCGCACTGCCTTCTACTGGAAATGCGAACAAGGAGAACTCAACTGGCCTGAAGAAGAAATGGGGGAAAATCTCAAAGCGGTTTTAGCTGAAATATACAGAGGtcttaaacgaaggaaactaccaGATTTCTTCATTAAGAAAAAGAATATAGCTGATGAAGAGTCCCAAGTCGCAATGCCCAAGGCACAGAAGGTCCTACACAGTATGGAGGAGGCTTTGTCTATACACGTAGCCCGTGCAATCTCAGGACTGAGATTTTCTGACTCCAGAGTACCAATTCTTGACTTCAAACATTTTGTCCATATTCTCACAGATGAACATGCCTGGATGACTTTAAACCCAGAGTTAGTTGGTACCATGGACGGAACATCAGAGGATGAAGAGGGGGAGATTCAAAAATCTACGGAGTATAATGAACCACATAAGGATGCAAAAACAATGCCTACACCAAGTGCAGCACGCACACAGCACCAAAATGGGGCACAACAGGAACCACAACCAGGACCTTCAAGGCAAACATTCGGAGAAAACGAAACAGAATTTATACGGACGGGTACAAGATACAAAGTGAATGATGGAAGCAGGAAGGAAGCTGAAACCTCAGAAATGCCAAAACATAAAATTAAGGTTATCAAAGGCATTGGTACCGTGAGTGCTAAAAAACCAAGACCACAACCAGAACTGGGGGATGCGTTTTCAAGAGTTAAAAAAACAGACAAAGACAAAGAATGGATTAAAGAATACAGGAAGCAAAAATATAATGctgaacagaaaaaaaaggataaGACAG AGGAGGAATACGAGTACGAAGATATATTTGCCAAGGCCGAGAAGTACAACCCAGCTGAGGTTCAATCTAATCAAGCTAAGAGACGCCTCTTACTTCGGCTCTTTGCAAATCACTTTGAGCAATTGGGCCGTCGATGTGGTAGAAACTGGGGAGCATTCAAGGTGGCAGATTCCTATCTTCGACATGCTCAAAATTTAGCTACACTTTTACAAGAGCACGAGGGAGTTATCACCCCATATGACGATGAAGACGACGATGGAAACATGGGAGAAGCCAAAAAAATTTTGGAACGAGTGCGAAAGGAGTACGAATACCTGACCAAATTGCGAGCCAGAAGACAAGAGAGGAACAACAGAGCATCTGACATCGGCCGGAACTCGGCAAGAGGAAGTACACCAAATCTTGGCCGCCCAACAAAGTCAGAGACCAAACTGAACAGCACAAGCAATCTAGAGATTAATAAAGCCAGCACAAGTTTCAGCTCAACTGCATCAGTTAACAAAGAGGAGAAAATGGAAGGAAACTCGGAAGAGGAATTATCTTCTGAAGATGAAAAGCTGTGA